The following proteins come from a genomic window of Lycium ferocissimum isolate CSIRO_LF1 chromosome 4, AGI_CSIRO_Lferr_CH_V1, whole genome shotgun sequence:
- the LOC132053850 gene encoding (2Z,6Z)-farnesyl diphosphate synthase CPT6, chloroplastic-like, translating into MSSLLACQAQLLPSKSSNLGFRSSYPNNTSVCGRGCCKISNSLSQQERLYDGDRRVQIIHPEPIPKHVAIIMDGNRRWAKVRGLPVQEGHKFLTPNLKNICNISSKLGIEVLTAFAFSTENWKRSKEEVDFLMQLFEEFFQESLRFRVRVSVIGCRSKFPNTLQKRIELTEEATIANGGLHLMMALNYGGHYDMLQATKSIASKVKDGILQLEDIDNKLFEQELATKCAKPDLLIRTGGEQRISNFLLWQLAYSELYFTKTLFPDFGEEELKEAILSFQGRHRRFGGHTY; encoded by the exons ATGAGCTCTTTGTTAGCGTGCCAGGCCCAACTCCTCCCATCCAAGAGCTCTAATCTGGGTTTTCGATCATCATATCCAAATAATACATCAGTATGTGGGCGTGGTTGTTGCAAGATTTCAAACTCACTGAGCCAGCAGGAAAGGCTTTATGATGGTGATCGTCGTGTCCAAATAATTCACCCCGAGCCTATCCCTAAACACGTCGCTATAATAATGGATGGGAACAGGAGATGGGCTAAGGTTAGAGGTCTACCAGTGCAAGAAGGACACAAATTTCTTACGCCtaatcttaaaaatatttgtaacATTTCCTCCAAACTTGGAATAGAAGTTCTAACTGCTTTTGCATTCTCTACTGAAAACTGGAAACGTTCCAAG GAGGAGGTTGATTTCTTGATGCAACTGTTCGAAGAGTTCTTTCAAGAATCTCTAAG GTTTAGGGTACGAGTGTCTGTTATTGGATGTAGATCAAAATTTCCCAACACTCTACAGAAACGCATAGAGTTAACCGAGGAGGCAACAATAGCCAACGGAGGACTTCATCTTATGATGGCACTAAACTATGGAGGACATTATGACATGTTACAAGCAACCAAGAGCATTGCCAGTAAAGTGAAGGATGGTATCCTACAATTAGAGGATATCGACAACAAATTATTTGAGCAAGAACTCGCTACCAAGTGTGCTAAACCTGATTTACTCATAAGGACTGGTGGAGAACAGAGAATCAGTAACTTCTTATTGTGGCAATTGGCTTACTCTGAATTGTACTTTACAAAGACGCTATTTCCCGACTTTGGTGAAGAGGAATTGAAGGAGGCCATACTTTCCTTTCAAGGAAGACACAGACGTTTTGGTGGACACACATATTGA
- the LOC132051864 gene encoding pentatricopeptide repeat-containing protein At5g15340, mitochondrial — protein MLNLDQNTSILSFLMICTLSLLSRHYRTLIRSCAQYLSLDVGTKLHASIITTGLANFPNTYLRNALLQMYAACGCVLYARKVFDEIPLSYKDTVDWTTLMGCYARGGFPRDALNLFAEMRRSDVLIDEFTMVTVFLASAKLGCEEFGVQGHGCMVKMGFNSSVKACNAVMDMYVKCGLIDETRRVFKEMEEKSLVSWTVLLGGVVKWEGFENARLLFDQMVERNKVAWTIMITAYIENGLTKEAFGLLREMVFECGFELNFVTFCSWLSACAQSGNVIVGKWVHVYALKMMKHEMDIMVATALINMYAKCGRIDDAFRVFKVMPRKNVITWNAMLSGLAMQGKGDMVLDLFALMIREVKPDDVTFTAVLSACSHSGLVDQGRHFFYSLESKYGIKPSIEHYSCVVDLLGRAGHLEEAESIIRGMAIPPNEVVLGSLLGSCSVHKNLKLGECLMKELVQRYPDNTEYHVLLSNMYSLAGKDDKANSIRVALRSRGVRKVPGMSSIYVGGQIHRFSAGDKLHLQSQEIYTMLDEMIRKIRLAGYVPDTACQKFSGSDFGQEEKEQALFSHSEKLAVCFGLISTQAGTPLYIFKNLRICQDCHSAMKIISKLYNREIVIRDRSRFHCFKLGSCSCSDYW, from the coding sequence ATGCTGAATTTAGACCAAAATACTAGCATACTATCTTTTCTCATGATATGTACTCTCTCATTGCTATCTCGCCACTATAGGACCCTTATAAGAAGTTGCGCTCAATATTTATCTTTGGATGTTGGTACGAAGCTCCACGCTTCCATTATCACCACTGGTCTTGCAAACTTCCCAAACACATATCTCCGTAATGCTCTTCTTCAAATGTATGCAGCTTGCGGGTGTGTTCTCTATGCACGCAAGGTGTTCGATGAAATTCCTCTCTCATATAAAGACACTGTTGACTGGACAACCTTGATGGGTTGCTATGCACGTGGAGGGTTTCCAAGGGATGCACTCAACTTGTTTGCTGAAATGCGGAGGAGTGATGTTTTGATTGATGAGTTTACTATGGTTACTGTATTCCTTGCTAGCGCGAAGTTGGGGTGTGAAGAATTTGGGGTTCAGGGTCATGGTTGTATGGTTAAAATGGGGTTTAATTCGAGTGTTAAAGCGTGTAATGCTGTTATGGATATGTATGTGAAATGTGGGttaattgatgaaacaagaagGGTTTTTAAAGAGATGGAAGAAAAGAGTCTTGTTTCTTGGACGGTGCTTTTGGGTGGAGTGGTGAAGTGGGAAGGTTTTGAAAATGCGAGGTTGTTGTTTGATCAGATGGTTGAGAGGAATAAAGTGGCGTGGACGATAATGATTACAGCGTATATTGAGAACGGTTTAACGAAGGAAGCTTTTGGGCTTCTACGTGAAATGGTGTTTGAATGTGGATTTGAGTTGAATTTCGTGACGTTTTGTTCGTGGTTATCAGCTTGTGCGCAGTCGGGAAATGTGATTGTGGGTAAATGGGTACACGTGTATGCTTTGAAGATGATGAAACATGAAATGGATATAATGGTGGCGACAGCGTTGATTAATATGTATGCTAAATGTGGCAGGATTGATGATGCGTTTCGAGTTTTCAAGGTGATGCCTCGAAAGAACGTGATTACGTGGAATGCCATGCTAAGCGGACTGGCAATGCAGGGAAAGGGAGATATGGTATTGGATTTGTTTGCTCTGATGATTAGAGAGGTCAAACCGGACGATGTAACGTTTACAGCTGTATTAAGTGCTTGTAGTCACTCAGGTTTGGTTGATCAAGGTCGCCATTTTTTCTATAGCCTTGAATCGAAATATGGAATAAAGCCTTCTATAGAGCACTATTCTTGCGTTGTGGATCTTTTGGGTCGGGCAGGACATCTTGAAGAAGCAGAGTCCATAATCAGGGGAATGGCGATTCCCCCCAATGAAGTTGTGTTGGGATCACTATTAGGGTCCTGCAGTGTCCATAAGAACCTCAAGCTAGGGGAATGCCTAATGAAAGAGCTGGTCCAAAGGTATCCTGATAATACCGAATATCATGTCTTGCTTTCGAATATGTACTCTTTAGCtggaaaagatgacaaggcaaatTCTATTCGAGTAGCTCTTAGAAGCAGAGGCGTCAGAAAAGTGCCTGGTATGAGTTCGATTTATGTTGGTGGTCAAATCCATCGCTTCAGTGCAGGGGATAAATTGCATCTGCAAAGTCAAGAGATATATACGATGTTGGATGAGATGATTCGAAAAATAAGATTGGCTGGTTATGTACCAGATACAGCCTGCCAAAAGTTTTCAGGATCTGACTTTGGCCAGGAGGAGAAGGAACAGGCGTTGTTCTCTCACAGCGAGAAGCTGGCTGTTTGTTTTGGGCTCATAAGCACACAAGCTGGCACGCCTCTTTACATTTTCAAGAATTTAAGGATATGCCAAGATTGTCATTCAGCCATGAAGATCATTTCCAAATTATATAATAGAGAAATTGTAATAAGAGATCGTAGTCGCTTTCACTGTTTCAAGCTAGGTTCATGCTCTTGTTCTGACTATTGGTGA